One window of the Pyrus communis chromosome 17, drPyrComm1.1, whole genome shotgun sequence genome contains the following:
- the LOC137721739 gene encoding protein LURP-one-related 5-like: protein MSRIHPAASLKERFHHQVEDVHVPPSVLTVWKRSSMSFQGTDGFTVFDDRGILTFRVDNYSRKNCCVRGGLVLMDGAGRALLTLKPQMLSLQDQWNAYRGEDGCGKNPKSSRVFTMKSGSNLFGSRNKSAPAEVFMGGSTSSNSAPDFIVEGCFGRRNCKILDCSGELVATVSRKRVNNSVLLENDVFSLVVQPGFDLELIMGFVIILDRICGKTFTPILCS, encoded by the exons ATGTCGAGGATACATCCGGCCGCGTCGTTGAAAGAAAGGTTTCATCATCAGGTGGAAGATGTTCATGTGCCTCCGTCTGTGCTCACCGTGTGGAAGAGATCCAGCATGAGTTTCCAGGGAACTGATGGATTTACAGTGTTTGACGATCGCGGAATTCTAACTTTTCGAGTAGACAATTATTCGAGGAAGAACTGTTGCGTTAGAGGAGGACTTGTACTCATGGATGGAGCTGGAAGAGCCTTGCTGACCCTCAAACCCCAG ATGTTGAGCTTGCAAGATCAATGGAATGCATATAGAGGAGAAGATGGATGTGGAAAGAACCCTAAATCCAGCAGAGTGTTCACCATGAAAAGTGGATCAAATCTTTTTGGCAGCAGAAATAAAAGTGCACCAGCTGAGGTGTTCATGGGAGGATCCACGAGCTCGAATAGTGCTCCAGATTTCATAGTTGAAGGTTGTTTTGGGAGAAGAAACTGCAAAATTCTAGATTGCAGTGGAGAACTTGTGGCCACTGTGTCCAGAAAACGAGTAAATAATTCAGTCTTGCTTGAAAACGACGTGTTCAGCTTGGTGGTGCAGCCTGGATTTGATCTTGAATTAATTATGggttttgtaattattttggaTCGGATTTGTGGGAAGACATTTACCCCGATCTTGTGTTCTTGA
- the LOC137722651 gene encoding ethanolamine-phosphate cytidylyltransferase-like: protein MGLEDGNSENARSWARFVATGLVGGVVVAVGVGVGVSLLGSEERGGPQLPLGLPWRRKKNRPVRVYMDGCFDMMHYGHCNALRQARAVGDQLVVGVVSDAEIIVNKGPPVTPLNERMIMVNAVKWVDEVIPDAPYAITEEFMKKLFDKYNIDYIIHGDDPCVLPDGTDAYALAKKAGRYKQIKRTEGVSSTDIVGRMLLCVRERSVNENQHHSSLQRQFSHGHSQKFEDRGSRSGTRVSHFLPTSRRIVQFSNGKGPQSDARIVYIDGAFDLFHAGHVEILRKARELGDFLLVGIHTDQTVSANRGAHRPIMNLHERSLSVLACRYVDEVIIGSPWEISKDMLTTFNISLVVHGTVAENSNFEKEEGNPYEVPISLGIFKVLDSSLDITTSTIIRRIVSNHEAYQKRNEKKAASEKRYYEGKAYVSGD from the exons ATGGGTTTGGAAGATGGGAACTCAGAGAACGCGCGGAGCTGGGCGAGGTTTGTAGCCACGGGTCTCGTCGGCggggtggtggtggcggtggggGTCGGCGTCGGGGTTTCGCTTCTGGGCTCAGAAGAACGCGGCGGACCTCAGCTTCCTTTGGGACTTCCATggcggaggaagaagaacagaCCCGTCCGGGTTTACATGGACGGCTGCTTCGACATGATGCACTACGGCCACTGCAACGCCCTCCGTCAGGCGCGTGCCGTCGGCGACCAATTGGTGGTCGGAGTCGTCAGCGACGCCGAAATCATCGTCAATAAAGGTCCCCCTGTGACTCCTCTCAACGAAAG GATGATTATGGTTAATGCTGTGAAATGGGTTGATGAGGTGATTCCGGATGCACCTTATGCTATAACCGAAGAGTTCATGAAGAAGCTGTTTGATAAATACAATATAGACTATATCATTCATGGGGATGACCCATGTGTGCTTCCTGATGGGACCGATGCTTATGCTCTTGCGAAGAAGGCCGGCCGCTACAAGCAGATCAAACGGACAGAAGGCGTCTCCAGCACCGACATTGTTG GGCGTATGCTTCTCTGTGTAAGAGAGAGATCTGTTAATGAGAACCAACATCACTCTTCCTTGCAAAGACAATTCAGCCACGGTCACAGTCAGAAGTTCGAAGATCGTGGATCTAGAAGTGGAACCCGTGTGTCTCATTTCCTACCGACATCTCGGAGAATTGTTCAGTTTTCAAACGGAAAG GGGCCTCAGTCTGACGCGCGCATAGTTTATATAGATGGTGCATTTGATCTTTTCCATGCTGGACATGTGGAG ATCTTAAGGAAAGCACGAGAGCTTGGGGATTTTCTTCTTGTTGGAATACACACTGATCAGACTGTCAG TGCTAATAGAGGAGCACATCGCCCAATAATGAACCTTCACGAAAGAAGCCTAAGTGTTTTGGCATGCCGCTATGTGGATGAGGTTATAATCGGTTCTCCATGGGAAATCTCAAAAGACATG CTCACAACCTTTAACATCTCCTTAGTGGTCCACGGAACAGTAGCAGAGAATAGCAACTTTGAAAAG GAAGAAGGCAATCCATATGAAGTCCCAATCAGTTTGGGCATCTTCAAAGTTTTGGATAGCTCGCTTGATATCACCACTTCCACGATAATTAGAAGGATTGTATCCAATCATGAAGCATACCAG AAACGTAACGAGAAAAAGGCAGCAAGTGAGAAAAGGTATTACGAAGGCAAGGCTTATGTTTCCGGTGACTGA
- the LOC137722730 gene encoding uncharacterized protein: MASTEGIVPITRAFLASYYDTYQFPPLSNDVARLSAEIRSFTADLLGHSPAAQGEERLLVSELESEPPHKVDENMWKNREHMEEILFLLEKSHWPQTLRKQSSPDDAELAPVIDRLHQKFQTSLKTLETFQAKNSERVFNTVMTYIPQDFRGRLIRLQRERSERNKQAEVEALVSSGATIRERYALLWNQQMERRRLLAQLGSATGVYKTLVKYLVGVPQVLLDFIRQINDDDGPMEEQRQRYGPPLYSLTTMALLIRLFISLSWGRFETRKLSKQELAVFEEAVDVYTTEFVRFITFISEVFANSPFFIPAEVAGALQGRNTDDYQETSVPAGKIHEVSLAVDAINSYIAWDFSLVQGKINLDIGFSVEYTNPSGQKSLILPYRRFESDQGNFCTCEVGNYKLIWDNSYSSFFKKVLRYKVDCIPPVTEPAEPATEVEE; the protein is encoded by the exons ATGGCTTCCACGGAGGGTATAGTACCAATAACCAGGGCTTTTCTCGCTTCCTACTACGACACATACCAATTTCCCCCTCTCTCAAACGACGTCGCTCGCCTCTCAGCCGAGATTCGATCATTCACCGCCGATTTGCTCGGCCACTCTCCGGCGGCTCAAG GCGAGGAGAGATTGTTAGTGAGTGAATTGGAGAGTGAACCTCCCCATAAAGTTGACGAAAACATGTGGAAGAATCGAGAGCATATGGAAGAGATACTATTTTTGCTTGAAAAATCCCATTGGCCTCAAACT CTTCGAAAGCAGTCCAGTCCTGATGATGCTGAACTTGCTCCTGTGATTGATCGTCTCCACCAGAAATTTCAAACCAGTTTGAAGACATTGGAGACTTTCCAAGCGAAAAATTCCGAACGTGTGTTCAACACGG TTATGACTTACATTCCCCAGGATTTTCGGGGAAGGCTCATCAGACTACAGCGGGAGCGTTCAGAGAGGAATAAGCAAGCAGAGGTTGAAGCTTTGGTTAGTTCTGGAGCAACTATACGTGAACGTTATGCTCTCTTGTGGAACCAACAAATGGAGAG GAGGAGACTGTTAGCGCAGCTTGGTTCTGCAACTGGTGTCTACAAGACGCTTGTCAAGTACTTGGTTGGGGTTCCACAG GTTTTACTTGATTTTATTCGCCAAATAAATGATGATGATGG GCCCATGGAAGAGCAACGACAGCGTTATGGACCACCATTATACAGCCTTACAACTATGGCGCTTCTTATACGACTCTTTATTTCGTTGTCTTGGGGGCGATTTGAGACTAGAAAATT AAGCAAGCAAGAGTTAGCTGTCTTCGAAGAAGCTGTTGATGTCTACACCACTGAATTTGTAAGGTTTATTACGTTCATCAG TGAAGTCTTTGCAAATTCCCCCTTTTTTATCCCAGCAGAGGTTGCGGGTGCATTACAAGGAAG GAATACCGATGATTACCAAGAGACCAGTGTTCCAGCTGGGAAAATTCATGAG GTTTCATTGGCTGTGGACGCAATAAATTCATATATTGCTTGGGATTTCTCACTTGTACAAGGGAAGATAAACTTG GATATTGGATTTAGTGTTGAGTATACAAATCCATCTGGGCAAAAATCT CTCATTTTACCTTACCGACGTTTCGAGTCTGACCAA GGAAACTTCTGCACATGCGAGGTGGGAAACTACAAACTGATTTGGGACAATTCCTATTCTAGTTTTTTTAAGAAG GTGCTGCGCTACAAGGTAGATTGCATACCACCAGTCACAGAGCCTGCTGAACCTGCGACTGAAGTGGAAGAATGA
- the LOC137722731 gene encoding bifunctional protein FolD 1, mitochondrial — translation MIPRVSLPWRNGLRTRVPAGSRGCSGAQTTLRNDDGHPIIISPPLVSLDIPDDWAPATAQSGFSSPLSFSNEQKAAVIDGKSIADEIRSRIGSEVRRMKKSIGMVPGLAVIVVGHRRDSQTYVRNKVMACEEVGIKSMVTQLPEECTKDQLLGALSCFDVDPSVHGILVQLPLPQHLDEGRVLDVLSPEKDVDGFHPINMGNLAMRGREPLFIPCTPKGCIELLLRSGVEITGKKATVIGRSNIVGLPASLLLQRHHATVSIVHAFTKNPERITCEADIVVTAAGVPNLVRGNWLKPGAVVIDIGTTPVEDSSCEHGYRLTGDVCYEEAVRVASAITPVPGGVGPMTIAMLLSNTLDSAKRVYAFT, via the exons ATGATTCCACGAGTGTCATTGCCATGGCGGAACGGACTCAGAACCAGAGTTCCGGCGGGAAGCAGAGGCTGCAGCGGAGCTCAGACCACCTTGAGAAACGACGACGGCCACCCGATTATCATCTCTCCTCCTCTTGTCTCCTTAGACATACCTGACGATTGGGCTCCCGCCACCGCCCAATCTGGGTTTTCTTCCCCTTTGAGTTTCT CAAACGAGCAGAAAGCTGCTGTGATTGATGGGAAATCGATAGCAGATGAAATTAGATCAAGAATAGGCAGTGAGGTGAGGAGGATGAAGAAGAGCATTGGAATGGTTCCTGGATTGGCTGTCATTGTGGTGGGCCACAGAAGGGACTCGCAGACTTACGTCCGAAACAAGGTGATGGCTTGTGAAGAAGttggaatcaaatcaatggtTACTCAGCTACCTGAAGAGTGTACAAAAGATCAACTTCTTGGCGCTTTATCTTGTTTCGATGTGGATCCCTCTGTTCATGGTATTCTTGTGCAACTTCCTCTACCACAA CATTTGGATGAGGGAAGAGTTTTGGATGTGCTGAGTCCAGAGAAAGATGTCGATGGCTTCCACCCGATTAATATGGGAAATCTAGCTATGAGAGGAAGGGAGCCTTTGTTCATTCCCTGCACTCCCAAGGGTTGCATTGAGTTGTTGCTCAGGTCTGGTGTGGAAATCACGGGGAAGAAAGCTACTGTGATTGGGAGAAGTAACATTGTCGGACTTCCAGCATCACTGCTCCTGCAG AGGCACCATGCAACAGTCAGCATTGTACATGCGTTCACAAAGAACCCAGAACGTATCACCTGTGAAGCCGACATTGTGGTCACAGCTGCTGGAGTGCCTAATCTGGTCCGTGGAAATTGGCTGAAGCCTGGAGCAGTTGTTATCGACATTGGAACCACTCCAGTTGAG GACTCGAGCTGTGAGCATGGTTACCGTCTCACCGGAGATGTTTGCTACGAAGAAGCTGTGCGGGTGGCTTCAGCCATCACCCCAGTGCCTGGAGGAGTTGGACCCATGACAATTGCTATGCTTCTATCGAACACTCTCGACTCGGCGAAGCGAGTATACGCCTTCACATGA